A genomic stretch from Oncorhynchus tshawytscha isolate Ot180627B linkage group LG07, Otsh_v2.0, whole genome shotgun sequence includes:
- the LOC112254495 gene encoding Parkinson disease protein 7 homolog, which translates to MAGKKALVILSKGAEEMETVIPVDVMRRAGIAVTLAGLTGKDPVQCSRDIYLVPDSSLEDARKQGPYDVVLLPGGALGAQNLSESPAVKEVLKDQEGRKGLIAAVCAGPTALLAHGIAYGSTVTTHPGAKDKMMTGGHYTYSEARVQKDGHLITSRGPGTSFEFALAIVEELMGPEVAATVKAPLVLKD; encoded by the exons ATGGCAGGCAAAAAGGCATTAGTAATCCTCTCTAAGGGTGCAGAGGAGATGGAAACTGTTATACCTGTGGACGTCATGCGTAGAGCTGGG ATTGCTGTGACATTGGCAGGGTTGACTGGCAAAGACCCCGTGCAGTGCAGCAGAGACATCTACCTTGTTCCTGATTCCAGCCTGGAGGATGCCCGCAAGCAG GGTCCGTATGATGTGGTTCTTCTACCAGGGGGGGCTCTCGGTGCCCAGAACTTGTCAGAG TCCCCTGCTGTAAAAGAGGTGTTGAAGGACCAGGAGGGCAGGAAAGGGCTGATTGCTGCTGTCTGTGCAG GTCCCACGGCGCTGCTGGCACATGGTATTGCCTACGGCAGTACGGTCACCACCCACCCTGGTGCGAAGGACAAGATGATGACTGGAG GCCACTACACGTACTCAGAGGCTCGGGTCCAGAAGGATGGCCATCTGATCACCAGCCGTGGGCCAGGAACCAGCTTTGAGTTTGCCCTGGCCATTGTAGAGGAGCTCATGGGGCCTGAGGTTGCTGCTACTGTCAAAGCACCCCTGGTTCTGAAAGACTGA